The following proteins are co-located in the Methanobrevibacter sp. TMH8 genome:
- a CDS encoding AMP-binding protein produces the protein MSSLIKDFVNRVEFDSYEDFKNNFEFKVPENFNFAYDVVDRYAKEDPEKLALLWCNDEGEEEKFTFADMKRYSDKAANLIKSYGIKKGNKVMLTLKNRYEFWFSIIALHKIGAIPVPATHMLKKKDIVYRIEKATIDMVISVDDSELLAEFDKAELDLGIKLKKLVVSANKKSFEGWDDFKESLENVGADFNRPTDDEATKNEDIMILYFSSGTSGQPKMVGHDFRYPLAHIITSKYWHNAIENGLHHTSADTGWMKAVWGGLYGQWIVGTGVFIYDYDRFNPVNLIEKIEKYQINTFCAPPTIYRFLIKEDLSKYDFSSLSYCTTAGEPLNPEVYNKVQDIFGLKLKEGFGQTETVISVANFVWMDPKPGSMGKPAPCFNVSLLNDDDKEVDVGDEGEISIETSNMPPGLFKGYYRDEEKTNEVWYDNYYHSGDTAWKDEDGFLWFVGRNDDIIKSSGYRIGPFEVESALISHRSVLECAITGTPDPIRGQIVKATIVLSKGYEPTDELKKELQDHVKLITAPYKYPRVIKFVDELPKTISGKIRRVKIRNEDKIKS, from the coding sequence ATGTCATCCTTAATTAAAGATTTTGTTAATAGAGTTGAATTTGACTCTTATGAAGATTTTAAAAATAATTTCGAATTTAAAGTTCCAGAAAACTTTAACTTTGCATATGATGTTGTTGATAGATATGCTAAAGAAGACCCTGAAAAGTTAGCACTTTTATGGTGTAATGATGAAGGTGAAGAAGAAAAATTCACATTTGCGGATATGAAGAGGTATTCTGATAAGGCAGCAAATTTAATAAAAAGTTATGGAATCAAAAAAGGCAATAAAGTAATGCTTACTTTAAAAAATCGTTACGAATTTTGGTTTTCAATCATAGCTCTTCATAAAATTGGAGCTATTCCTGTTCCAGCTACCCACATGCTCAAGAAGAAAGATATTGTTTATAGAATTGAAAAAGCTACTATTGATATGGTAATATCTGTTGATGATTCTGAGCTTTTGGCTGAATTTGACAAAGCTGAGTTAGATTTAGGAATTAAATTGAAAAAATTAGTAGTTTCTGCTAATAAGAAATCTTTTGAGGGTTGGGATGATTTTAAAGAATCTCTTGAAAATGTAGGTGCTGATTTTAATAGGCCTACTGATGATGAAGCTACTAAAAATGAAGATATTATGATTCTTTACTTCTCTTCTGGAACTTCTGGTCAACCTAAGATGGTAGGACATGATTTCAGATATCCCTTAGCTCATATTATAACATCTAAATATTGGCACAATGCTATTGAAAATGGACTTCACCATACTTCTGCTGATACTGGATGGATGAAAGCTGTTTGGGGAGGTCTTTATGGGCAATGGATTGTAGGCACTGGTGTTTTTATTTATGATTATGATAGATTTAATCCAGTAAATCTAATTGAAAAAATTGAAAAATACCAAATTAACACTTTTTGTGCACCTCCTACTATATATAGATTCCTTATTAAAGAAGATTTATCTAAATATGATTTTAGTAGCTTAAGTTATTGTACAACTGCTGGTGAACCACTAAATCCAGAAGTCTATAATAAAGTCCAAGATATATTTGGATTGAAGCTAAAAGAAGGATTTGGTCAAACTGAAACTGTAATTAGCGTAGCTAACTTTGTGTGGATGGATCCAAAACCAGGATCAATGGGTAAACCTGCTCCTTGCTTTAATGTGAGTTTGTTAAATGATGATGATAAAGAAGTTGATGTTGGGGATGAAGGTGAAATTTCTATAGAAACTTCTAATATGCCTCCTGGCCTTTTCAAAGGTTATTATAGGGATGAAGAAAAAACTAATGAAGTATGGTATGATAATTATTATCATAGTGGAGATACAGCTTGGAAAGATGAAGATGGGTTCTTATGGTTTGTTGGTAGAAATGATGATATTATTAAAAGTTCTGGTTATAGAATCGGTCCTTTTGAAGTTGAAAGTGCTCTGATTTCTCATCGTAGTGTTTTAGAATGTGCTATTACTGGAACTCCTGATCCTATACGTGGTCAGATTGTTAAAGCTACAATTGTTCTTTCAAAAGGTTATGAACCAACAGATGAACTTAAAAAAGAACTTCAAGATCATGTTAAACTTATTACAGCTCCTTATAAATATCCTCGTG